A single window of Nematostella vectensis chromosome 4, jaNemVect1.1, whole genome shotgun sequence DNA harbors:
- the LOC116619115 gene encoding uncharacterized protein LOC116619115 yields the protein MLGAAHSALTDSSYANAAQRFARFVQHHPSLNRRDFSAFYRNQSYCNHGKTPTEMSSINAKKKRLRLHEVVQKICTIVPEQEHSPSMDEKEMQDVEKTVEKDLEKDDEKEEMEIDEVPVIQAGRRSGMHRFHLGKTLVPPQSPTVSEASTADTADESGSTEKDAVVEEEAIKEPSGPQKPLRCGVCDLRVFKSYRYISRTNAPNHLKNFFKPDVDRFRVCKRCFSSKEKCRKNLALVLLKSQTEQMSHVKTPLGITHSRSTRALQYLSRDMSNVWKRPYEDLLACNETLEDDDDISDADDTFIVTCEAKQPKIYPTSNGLDKSITDDGNFGLVTIVRPGNKTFQVYPNHHTVYGEFDDFKAGETGNDSAEPQGSQLENTEEVKVSFDPIKNGELKNEINSINEKLTLLDHAYALPAKSAKPPKAPKAPKPVDTETLKPKAKSADLSKPGNQPAKTVASPKPPVKTEGGTENKDGTGPVRTCGIVCTVCDNLVTKSYSCYKKDNAPEKIKHLFDGDVKVIKVCRRCLPYKKPKVEGAVPTKVVKSKGKVLQSKLLKQKIKKARKLKSLVKGDQEEISTQTKSISPKTEAKSSFKGDTKANILDSVCVKKDLVVVHNLKVTEGMQIPDATSLCGGTFEIVDGKLKAKTSSPAKTPVISAATSGSTIGKNISSPVKKPPGFISMVYKPIKIVNSTTSSIAEKIAKQEEKKEIKSVLDALKCDETLDSDDNTSSEEGGKSKQQTSAETNSVLVSGEDKANVQVTKKAILVTTPSVIKDDHTKPEGTDKTMVTETATAKADAHVQAYAPAKSDSAVKPDKSPQQQPQGAQQKTENNVNSPNTKATKPIASEDSSVVAMPAARPVTPKPVTPKPVTPKPVTPKPVTTRPVEAVRHSPRRDRGVVPPEKKRETSNSEKKKEVATAPTEKKKLPTAPNEKKKDANVIITDKKDNANVAVSDKKEANFNVSDKKKEADTNASDKNKDVDVITTSGDVATSANATLNKTKETNPSSVETNVPNDTITEKEEQKTINEKNSNEKAISLDTKEESDSQEKVGEAAQPESNKIEATASSDKKKDLAAEKVSKNVVTRKRPASSESESSGVVKAGEDSDGRPARKRPVRKGRPPKRLAEEEDDEKKKEGSVDSSDDIEGVDKVPLHSYSTRFTQAPVCCTCCKEKVVKSYRCVQQASSPAHLKPFFARENTTVLRTCRKCLSFPSRVKAYL from the exons ATGCTGGGTGCAGCCCACAGCGCGCTAACTGACTCTAGTTATGCAAATGCGGCGCAGCGTTTCGCTCGCTTCGTACAACACCACCCTTCACTAAACCGGCGCGATTTCTCTGCTTTCTACCGCAATCAATCATACTGCAATCACGGGAAAACACCGACTGAAATGTCTTCGATAAACGCGAAAAAGAAGCG GTTACGTCTTCATGAGGTGGTGCAAAAGATCTGCACAATTGTCCCTGAACAGGAGCATAGTCCATCTATGGACGAGAAG GAAATGCAGGATGTTGAGAAGACAGTGGAAAAAGATTTGGAGAAGGATgatgaaaaagaagaaatggaGATAGATGAAGTTCCTGTAATTCAGGCGGGAAGGCGATCAGGCATGCACAG GTTTCACCTGGGTAAGACCCTAGTTCCCCCACAATCCCCGACCGTGAGTGAAGCAAGTACGGCCGATACAGCGGATGAATCTGGTAGCACTGAGAAAGATGCTGTGGTTGAGGAGGAGGCAATTAAAG AACCTTCCGGGCCCCAGAAGCCTTTGCGTTGCGGGGTGTGTGACTTGCGCGTATTTAAATCGTACCGTTACATCAGTCGCACGAACGCGCCCAATCACCTAAAAAACTTCTTCAAACCCGACGTGGATCGCTTCAGAGTGTGCAAACGCTGCTTCAGCTCCAAGGAGAAATGCCGCAAGAACCTGGCTCTAGTTCTGTTGAAATCCCAGACGGAGCAAATGTCACACGTGAAGACCCCCCTCGGGATTACCCACAGTCGGTCCACGCGCGCCTTGCAGTACCTGTCACGTGACATGAGTAACGTGTGGAAGAGGCCCTACGAGGATTTGCTCGCTTGCAACGAGACGCTCGAAGACGACGACGACATCAGCGACGCCGACGACACATTCATAGTCACATGCGAGGCCAAGCAGCCGAAAATCTACCCCACGTCCAATGGACTGGATAAAAGCATTACCGATGACGGCAACTTTGGGCTGGTAACCATCGTCAGGCCGGGGAATAAAACTTTTCAGGTGTACCCGAATCATCACACGGTCTACGGCGAGTTCGACGATTTCAAGGCCGGGGAGACTGGTAATGACAGTGCGgaaccacagggatcccagtTAGAGAATACAGAGGAAGTCAAAGTTAGCTTCGACCCAATAAAGAACGGGGAACTGAAAAACGAGATAAATTCAATCAACGAGAAATTGACATTATTAGACCACGCCTACGCTCTCCCGGCCAAGTCTGCAAAACCACCCAAGGCGCCGAAGGCACCGAAACCTGTAGACACCGAGACCCTGAAACCTAAGGCGAAGTCTGCGGACCTGAGCAAGCCTGGTAACCAACCCGCCAAGACAGTGGCATCTCCCAAGCCACCAGTCAAGACTGAAGGAG GTACCGAAAACAAGGATGGTACAGGCCCCGTTCGAACGTGTGGAATCGTCTGTACAGTCTGCGATAATTTGGTCACAAAATCGTACAGCTGCTACAAGAAAGACAACGCTCCTGAAAAAATCAAGCATCTCTTTGATGGAGATGTCAAGGTCATTAAGGTTTGCCGGAGATGTCTACCTTACAAGAAGCCAAAAGTCGAAGGCGCCGTGCCCACTAAGGTTGTGAAAAGCAAAGGAAAAGTTTTACAAAGTAAACTCCTCAAGCAGAAAATCAAGAAGGCAAGGAAGCTTAAAAGTTTAGTCAAAGGTGATCAGGAGGAAATTTCTACGCAAACCAAAAGCATTTCGCCAAAAACCGAAGCGAAATCCTCATTTAAGGGAGATACTAAGGCAAACATCTTAGACAGCGTTTGTGTTAAGAAGGATCTGGTCGTTGTACATAATTTGAAAGTAACGGAAGGCATGCAGATCCCAGACGCCACATCACTTTGTGGGGGCACGTTTGAAATAGTTGATGGCAAACTGAAAGCAAAAACTTCCAGTCCAGCAAAGACCCCAGTAATATCAGCGGCGACATCGGGAAGTACAATAGGGAAAAACATAAGCTCCCCAGTTAAAAAACCTCCAGGATTTATATCAATGGTGTACAAGCCGATTAAGATTGTGAACTCTACTACTTCTTCGATAGCTGAAAAAATTGCTAAACAAGAAGAGAAGAAGGAAATAAAGAGCGTTTTGGACGCACTGAAATGCGACGAGACTTTAGATAGTGATGACAACACGAGTAGTGAGGAAGGTGGAAAGAGCAAACAGCAGACCTCAGCGGAGACGAATAGTGTCCTGGTTTCAGGAGAAGATAAAGCCAACGTTCAAGTTACGAAGAAAGCGATACTGGTAACCACGCCTTCAGTGATCAAAGATGACCACACCAAACCTGAAGGGACGGATAAAACAATGGTTACGGAGACGGCTACGGCTAAGGCAGATGCACATGTGCAAGCTTACGCACCTGCGAAATCAGACTCTGCTGTCAAACCCGATAAATCTCCTCAACAACAACCACAGGGCGCACAGCAAAAGACGGAAAATAATGTCAACTCACCGAACACAAAGGCAACAAAACCAATAGCGAGCGAGGATAGCAGCGTGGTCGCTATGCCGGCTGCGCGCCCTGTCACGCCTAAACCTGTCACGCCTAAACCTGTCACGCCTAAACCCGTCACGCCTAAACCCGTCACGACTAGGCCCGTAGAGGCGGTGAGGCACAGCCCAAGGCGAGACCGTGGGGTCGTCCCTCccgaaaagaaaagagaaacaaGCAATTCTGAGAAGAAGAAGGAAGTTGCGACAGCGCCTACCGAAAAGAAGAAACTGCCTACAGCCCCtaacgaaaagaaaaaagacgctaaTGTGATCATTACTGATAAGAAAGACAATGCAAATGTGGCCGTTTCTGATAAAAAGGAGGCGAACTTCAACGTTTctgataaaaagaaagaagcaGATACAAATGCCTCTGATAAGAACAAAGACGTGGATGTAATTACGACAAGTGGAGATGTGGCCACTTCAGCCAATGCCACTCTTAACAAGACCAAAGAGACCAACCCTTCATCCGTCGAAACGAATGTTCCTAATGATACCATCACAGAGAAAGAGGAGCAAAAAACTATCAACGAGAAGAATTCAAACGAGAAAGCAATCTCGCTGGACACGAAGGAAGAATCGGATTCTCAAGAAAAGGTGGGTGAAGCTGCTCAACCTGAAAGTAACAAAATTGAAGCCACAGCTTCTTCAGACAAGAAGAAAGATCTAGCTGCGGAGAAGGTATCCAAGAATGTTGTGACTAGAAAGCGGCCTGCGTCTAGTGAATCAGAGTCCTCCGGGGTGGTCAAGGCTGGCGAGGATTCAGACGGCAGACCAGCCAGGAAAAGACCGGTGCGCAAAGGAAGACCGCCAAAGAGACTTGCAGAGGAAGAGGATGACGAGAAGAAGAAAGAGGGAAGCGTTGACTCATCTGACGACATTGAAGGAGTGGACAAAG TACCGTTGCATTCTTACTCCACCCGGTTCACCCAAGCGCCTGTCTGCTGTACTTGTTGCAAGGAAAAGGTCGTCAAATCGTACCGTTGCGTCCAGCAAGCAAGCTCGCCAGCACATCTCAAGCCATTCTTCGCCAGGGAGAACACCACCGTCCTCAGAACTTGTCGCAAGTGCCTCAGTTTTCCGTCCAGAGTCAAAGCATATTTGTAG